The window GGCATATACCATAATGGAAATGAACGCCCATGTTTCTTTCGGGTCCCAGCTCCAGTATCTACCCCATGATTCATTTGCCCAGATTCCTCCCAAGAAGTTTCCTACCGTTAATGCAAACAATCCGATAGTTAATGACATTTCAGAAACAATTACCAGTTCTTTCAATGTAGTATCGTGGTGAATTTTATACGTTTCTTTATTGGATATAATATAGAATACTAATGAGATTACAGCGATGATCATCGACAGGGCGAAGAATCCGTAACTGGATGTAATAATGGCTACGTGAACAATTAACCAATAAGACTTCAGTACCGGAACCAGCGGTGTGATCTGTGGATCAAGAGCAGAACCTCCGTGCGCAAATCCCATCATAATAACAGCTACCATAAATCCGGCTGCAGGAATCAATGCATTGGAGTTTCTATATAATAATAAACCTGCCGTAATACCTACCCAGGAGATGAAGATAATAGCTTCATACCCGTTACTCCATGGTGCGTGTCCTGAAATATACCATCTTGCAACAAGGCCTAAGAAATGACATAGATATCCTACTAAACCAACTGCAATGATTACTTTAATGATTTTATTTAAAACTTTGCTGGATTTAAACAGCTCAACAAATCCTAAGATTAAAAGAAGCCCTCCGATAAGAGTATAGAAAATCAATAATTTAAAGTTAATATCTGCTTTATTCATGAAAACCTCAAGATCAACTTTAGATTTAGCAGGAACTACTGCCTTACCCCATTTCTGCTGGTATTCTGAAAGCTTCGCCAATTCTGTATCTGCTTTGCTCCAGTCTCCGGTTTTTTGTGCGGTAAGCGCTTCAGCAAAATAAGGTCCCATCACCTGCTGGGATTCCATGTCCGGCTCGAATTTTTGATCTAACCATGAATGCCATGTATGGTTGGCATCATTTTTTACAGGAACAATTCTCATAAACTGGCCGCTGAAAAACTCATTGAAGATCTGCACTCTTTCGTTTACAGCAATTACTTCCTTATCGTAGTTTGTTTGTTCAGCTGGTTTTTTACGGAATGCAGTATTATAATCATGTTCTAAAATATAGGTTAGATTACCATTGGCATCTGCGGGGAAAAGGTTCATCAGTGAAGTATATCCATCTTCATCTGCCTTTGTTTTATTTTTCAGTTCGTCCCCTCCTTTCGTTCCTACTTTAATCATAGGAACCATAGTCCAGCTTGGGGTATCTGTATTGATTGAAAGGAACCATTGGTTAGCAGTCAGATACTTTCCGTCTGTTCCTTTGAATTTATCTTTCTTGTATAGTTTTCTTAAAACATCCAATGCTTCAGTATTGATAGGAACAATTCTTCCCTCAAAACTTTGCACCAAAAGGTATCCGAATTTTTCTGCATGCTCTTCACTGATTTTGTTTCTTGCAATGATTTCATCCGGAGATATAGATCTCATTTTACCCATCGGTGTAGCCAGAGAATTCTGTTTTGGGGCAGCACCATCAAGAGGCTGGGCAGATGGAGCCGGAGCGTGAGAATGATTGTCTCCTTCCACATGAATATGTTCTCTGCTTCCGTCAGTAGTTCCATGAGTTTCAATCTTCTGTGCATTTAAACCTAAGCTTAAGAACACTAAAAGTATTGTTGCTGCTTTTGTTTTCTTCTTGTTTGCATCAGTCAGCATTTTATTTAATTTCCAGAAGTGAGTTCCTTTCCAGAAGAAGATCACAAACATTCCGAAGAATAAAAGTCCATATCCGATATAAGAAATCAAAGTTCCCCAATAATCATGGTTTACAGAAAGAACTGTTCCCATTCTGTCCGGATCAAAACTTGACTGGAAAAAACGGTATCCTTTATGGTTAAGAACGTGGTTCATATAGATTTTATAAGGAGTTTCTTTGCCTTCGTCAATGATTTTCACATGACTTTCATAAGCACTTGGAGATGAACTTCCAGGATAAGTTTCCATCACGAAGTCATCCAGTTTCAGGGCGAAAGGAGTATTGTATACTTTAGGTCCGAATCCTACCATAATATTTAATCCATCCATAGTAACCTGTTTGTAGGCATTAGGATTTCCTTTTTCAACAGAAAGATCTACCAACTGTTTTGTTTTTGGGCCCTGAAGCTCAACCTGAAGCATATCCGGAACATTCGCATCTTTCTTTCTGTCACCTTCAATTGCCATCAGTCTTCCTTTTTTAAGACCTTCAGGAACTACAAGCTTCAGCTCGTTGATTGTATATAAACTTCTCAATGCCAAAGGCTGGAATTCATCTTTCACGGTACTTCCGGTTGCCTGAGTAGCCATGGTCATATAGCTTGCATCTACAGGTGTTTTGATGAATAATTTTCCTCCTTCATTTTTGAATTCAACCGCTCCTTCAATAGCTCTGTTGAATGTCACCAAAGTTCCGTTGATTGATTTTGTTTCACCCGGTTTGATGTAAATATTTTGTCTTCCAGTGTTTCCGGTAGACACCAAATGAAGATACTCGGCACCGTTTGGTTCAGCTACAAGACTGTCTTTTTTTCTTTGAATGTATTCCTTGGCAAAGACTTTCACTTCTTTTCCGTGGAAGTCATAGGTTGCTTTGAAATCTTTATTCAATGGAGACATCAGATAAGGAACATCCTGATAATTAAGAACATCACCTTTTTCTTCGATCTGGATTTTAAAGAAATTTTTATCCGTTACGATTTCGTTTGAAGTTTCACCTTCTCTGATGTGCATGGTTCCTTCAAAACTGATGTATCTTGTGATGGCACCTCCGATAAAAATAAAAATAAAGGCAAGGTGAAACACAAGAACCGGCCATTTCTCCCTTTTCCATAGTCTGTATCTTCCGATATTTCCTATGAAATTAAGAATGAGCAGGACCATGATCAGTTCGAACCACTTGGCCTCATAAATTAGTGCTTTTGCTGTAGGAGTTCCGTAGTCGTTTTCTAAGAACGTTGCATAAGCCATCGCAAATGCGTACACCAGCAGCAATACAGCCATTGTCCTGGTTGAGATAAGAATATCTTGGAGCTTCTTCATGATTTATTGTACTTGACATGCAAAAATAAGCATGATAAACCATAAAGAGCTTAAAAAAAGCTGTTTTTTGTCACTTTGGCCTCTGTTTTGCTTATTTTGAAACATTCTTAATAAGCCCGAAAGTATTAGGAAAAATTCAATTCCTAAAACCGAAAAAATATAGATTCATAATACCTATATTCGTGATTGAAGACTTCTATTTATATGTTCGGAAAACTTTCAAAAACAGTCCATATTCTGAATTATTCCGAAAGTATTTTTAAATTATTTTTCAAATATTTTCTTCCTGATTTTACTTAGAAATTCATGGGTAATCCCCAAGTAAGAAGCAACCTGCTGCTGAGTAATTCTCTGTTCTAATCCGGGGTATTTTTCAAGAAATTCAAGATATCTCTTATCTGCCGTTTTACCCGTTAAGGAAAGAATTCTTCTTTGCAGTGCTACCGAATACTTCTGGTTCATTATCCTGAAAAGTTTTTCTATCTGAGGCATGGTCTCATACAAATATTCTTTGTCTTTTTTGGAAATCATCAATACTTCACTGTCTTCAAGGGCTTCAATATTCAGAATACTCGGAACATTATTGATAAGACTGTCAATATCCGTGATCCACCATTCTTCTACTGCGAAATACAGGGTTTGTTCAAATCCGTTTTCGTTCAGGTAATAGATTTTGAAACAGCCACTCAGAACAAATCCTTCAAAAGCACAATAGTCTCCTTCTTTGAGAGCAACGTCCTTCTTTTTAAACTTTTTGTATTCAAATAGCTTTACAAACTGTTTAAAATCCTCTCCTGAAAGGTGTATGTATTGACTGATATTTTTAAGAAGTAAATCGAACATTGTTTTATTTAAGCAAAATAAAGGTATCAAAATTATTGACACCTTTATTGAATTAAGTTATGTTAAGTTATTTTACATAACACTTTTGTTCTTTAGATAAACGCAAAGGCGCGAAGGCTTATTATGCATTGTATTTATTTTAAGGCGCATGAATGTCGAAGATATTCAGCAAGGTGAACTGTTTTAAATTTCATCGGAGATAAAATCCTTAGCGTCTTTGCTTGCCCAGAATAATATTATTTTAAAAATTCATGAGTATTTATTACACTGGCATAAAGATCTCCAAGAGCAGATATCCCCGCCAAGAAGGATCTTTGAACTTCTTCAGCCTTTATCACTTCCCCATCCAGTTCACGGTTTCTGGTTGCTGTAGCATCTCCAATAATTGTATTGGTAAATCCAAAATCAAAAGCCGCTCTGGTAGTTGCCTCTACACAAACATCTGTCATCATTCCTGTAATCACCAGGTTTTTGATTTTCTTTGACTGGAGATAGTTTATGAGATCTGTTTCCCTGAAACTGTTAGGAAAATGTTTGGTAATTACTTTTTCATCATCTTTCGGTGAAACCAGATGGTTGATTTTAACACCATCTGTATCCGGAAGAAAAAAAGTAGCCCCTTCATTGGTTGAGATATGTTTGACATGAATGACAGGAAGATTACTGCTCCTGAAATACTCTAAAATTCTCCTGGTATTTTCTCCGGCTTGCTCAGCTTTTTCCAATGTCATTTTTCCTCCGGGGAAATAATCATTTTGTACGTCGATAATTAATAATGCTGTGTTTTCCATTTTTTGTTTTTGTGCGTTCATTGTAATCAGTGAAATAAATATCAGACCTAAGGTCAGAATAGTTTTGAATCTGTTTTCCATGTGTAAAATTTCTGAGACAAAATTATAATGGTTTCCAATCCTGACCTTTGAACTAGTTCAAAAAATACATTTGAGCTTAAATAATATCAACCATAATTTTTAATATTATTATTTTTTTCATTTCTCTAAATTTAAATCAGAAATTTTATTATCTTATTTAAAGAAAAACAAATATGATTAGTTAATATAATTTAACAGCATCAGATTTGCATAAACAAAAAAAATAGCCCTATTTTTATTTTATAATTGCGAACAATATTTTATAATCAAATTTTAAATAATCGTTGTAAAAAGTGGGATTTCCAAAATGTTTTTTGGAGAAAAAAGATTCTTTTAGTGTTGAAAAAACATTAAATTTGCGACATTGATATTATGGATAAAAAGACACAAAAAAAACAGACTGAATCGCCTGAAACAGGCAAAATTTTATCTAAGCCACGTATTTTTTCCGGGCTTACTTTTATACTTTTATCGGCTGTTCTTGCATTCTCATTCATTTCTTATTTAATGAACTGGAAAGCAGATCAAAGCCAGGCAGGAACGATGCTGGACAAGAGTATAAAATCTTCCAATATCTTTGGCAAGGCAGGTGATTGGCTGGGAAATATCTTTATTTTCGAGAGTATTGGTATTGCTTCATTCATCATTGCATTTTTATTTCTTGTAGTCGGCACACTGATCCTTAAGAAGAAAATCTTCAAACCATGGAAAACTTTCGGGCACTCATTATTTTTTATCTGCTGGCTTCCTATTTTTATGGGAGCACTTACTAAAGGACAAGGTGTTTTAGGAGGCGTATATGGATATCAGATTATGGATTACCTTAATTCAATTATTGGAACGGTAGGCCTATGGACCGTATTGGCAGCCAGTATTCTTTTATATTTTATTCTTGAATTTAATCTTCGTCCAAGTTCTATCAAAGCAAAACTGGATAAGATCAATGAAAATACTATTGGAAAAGTAAAATCTATGATTCCTGACTCTAATGATGATTTCGAGGCAGATGAGGAATTGAAAGAGGAAGCTGAAGAAATTGAAGAGGCAGCAGCATCCCGTGTTACGGTAAGTGATGTTACCAACAACACTTCCAATAATTCAATCAATACAATGAGAGAACCAGAACCTGTAAGCATTCCGAAAGGATTTCCAGAAGTTCCGCTTTCCTCCAATATAGAAACCATTACTACTCCTAATCACACTTCTTTCGAAGCAGAGCCAAGAGAGGTTGCCCAACCGGTAAGTTTAAATCTTTCTACAAAACCTATTGTCCCGGTTTCTACTCCGGAAGAAGCATTTGATATCAGACCATCTGCTCCGTCTTCTGCTGTAAACACTAACACTGCTGCACAGGAAAACATTAAATTCAATGTAGAAGTAGCTCCTGTAATTGACATTCTGGATGATTCTGAGAAGCAGTCACAGGAACTTGTAGAAAAACATGGTTTGTATGATCACAAACTTGATCTGGCTAAATTTCAAATGCCACCTGTAGAACTACTGAAAGATTATGGCAGTGAAGAAATTTCCATTAATAAAGAAGAATTAGAAGAAAATAAAAACAAGATCGTTGGCCTTCTGAAAAACTTCAACGTAGGAATTGCAGAGATCAAGGCAACCATTGGTCCCACTGTTACATTATATGAAATTGTACCGGAAGCAGGAATCAGAGTATCCGCGATTAAAAAACTGCAGGATGATATTGCATTGAACCTTTCCGCTTTAGGAATCAGGATTATTGCTCCAATGCCTGGAAAAGGAACAATCGGTATTGAGGTACCAAGAAAAAACCCTACAATGGTTTCTATGCGTTCTGTAATTGCTTCCCAGAAATTCCAGAATACAGATATGGATCTTCCAGTGGTTTTCGGAAAAACAATCTCTAATGAAATTTTCATGGCCGACCTTTCAAAGATGCCCCACTTATTAATGGCCGGAGCAACAGGTCAGGGTAAATCTGTAGGGATTAACGCCATTCTTACTTCCCTTCTTTATAAAAAACACCCGAGCGAACTGAAATTCGTGATGGTAGACCCTAAGAAAGTTGAACTTTCATTATATTCAAAAATTGAAAGACATTATCTGGCAAAACTTCC of the Chryseobacterium viscerum genome contains:
- a CDS encoding FtsK/SpoIIIE family DNA translocase, with the translated sequence MDKKTQKKQTESPETGKILSKPRIFSGLTFILLSAVLAFSFISYLMNWKADQSQAGTMLDKSIKSSNIFGKAGDWLGNIFIFESIGIASFIIAFLFLVVGTLILKKKIFKPWKTFGHSLFFICWLPIFMGALTKGQGVLGGVYGYQIMDYLNSIIGTVGLWTVLAASILLYFILEFNLRPSSIKAKLDKINENTIGKVKSMIPDSNDDFEADEELKEEAEEIEEAAASRVTVSDVTNNTSNNSINTMREPEPVSIPKGFPEVPLSSNIETITTPNHTSFEAEPREVAQPVSLNLSTKPIVPVSTPEEAFDIRPSAPSSAVNTNTAAQENIKFNVEVAPVIDILDDSEKQSQELVEKHGLYDHKLDLAKFQMPPVELLKDYGSEEISINKEELEENKNKIVGLLKNFNVGIAEIKATIGPTVTLYEIVPEAGIRVSAIKKLQDDIALNLSALGIRIIAPMPGKGTIGIEVPRKNPTMVSMRSVIASQKFQNTDMDLPVVFGKTISNEIFMADLSKMPHLLMAGATGQGKSVGINAILTSLLYKKHPSELKFVMVDPKKVELSLYSKIERHYLAKLPDAEEAIITDTNKVINTLNSLCIEMDTRYDLLKNAFCKNLKEYNKKFAERKLNPENGHRFLPYIVLVVDEFADLIMTAGKEVELPIARLAQLARAVGIHLIVATQRPSVNVITGMIKANFPARAAFRVISSVDSRTILDSPGADQLIGKGDMLYFNGNEILRLQCAFVDTPEVERLAEFIGEQKGYASAFLLPEYVSEDSTSSVGTFDPNEKDALFEDAARIIVSTQQGSTSMLQRQLKLGYNRAGRIMDQLEASGIVGGFNGAKAREVLISDLHSLEQFLEDLRS
- a CDS encoding Crp/Fnr family transcriptional regulator, whose amino-acid sequence is MFDLLLKNISQYIHLSGEDFKQFVKLFEYKKFKKKDVALKEGDYCAFEGFVLSGCFKIYYLNENGFEQTLYFAVEEWWITDIDSLINNVPSILNIEALEDSEVLMISKKDKEYLYETMPQIEKLFRIMNQKYSVALQRRILSLTGKTADKRYLEFLEKYPGLEQRITQQQVASYLGITHEFLSKIRKKIFEK
- a CDS encoding cysteine hydrolase family protein; protein product: MENRFKTILTLGLIFISLITMNAQKQKMENTALLIIDVQNDYFPGGKMTLEKAEQAGENTRRILEYFRSSNLPVIHVKHISTNEGATFFLPDTDGVKINHLVSPKDDEKVITKHFPNSFRETDLINYLQSKKIKNLVITGMMTDVCVEATTRAAFDFGFTNTIIGDATATRNRELDGEVIKAEEVQRSFLAGISALGDLYASVINTHEFLK
- the ccsA gene encoding cytochrome c biogenesis protein CcsA → MKKLQDILISTRTMAVLLLVYAFAMAYATFLENDYGTPTAKALIYEAKWFELIMVLLILNFIGNIGRYRLWKREKWPVLVFHLAFIFIFIGGAITRYISFEGTMHIREGETSNEIVTDKNFFKIQIEEKGDVLNYQDVPYLMSPLNKDFKATYDFHGKEVKVFAKEYIQRKKDSLVAEPNGAEYLHLVSTGNTGRQNIYIKPGETKSINGTLVTFNRAIEGAVEFKNEGGKLFIKTPVDASYMTMATQATGSTVKDEFQPLALRSLYTINELKLVVPEGLKKGRLMAIEGDRKKDANVPDMLQVELQGPKTKQLVDLSVEKGNPNAYKQVTMDGLNIMVGFGPKVYNTPFALKLDDFVMETYPGSSSPSAYESHVKIIDEGKETPYKIYMNHVLNHKGYRFFQSSFDPDRMGTVLSVNHDYWGTLISYIGYGLLFFGMFVIFFWKGTHFWKLNKMLTDANKKKTKAATILLVFLSLGLNAQKIETHGTTDGSREHIHVEGDNHSHAPAPSAQPLDGAAPKQNSLATPMGKMRSISPDEIIARNKISEEHAEKFGYLLVQSFEGRIVPINTEALDVLRKLYKKDKFKGTDGKYLTANQWFLSINTDTPSWTMVPMIKVGTKGGDELKNKTKADEDGYTSLMNLFPADANGNLTYILEHDYNTAFRKKPAEQTNYDKEVIAVNERVQIFNEFFSGQFMRIVPVKNDANHTWHSWLDQKFEPDMESQQVMGPYFAEALTAQKTGDWSKADTELAKLSEYQQKWGKAVVPAKSKVDLEVFMNKADINFKLLIFYTLIGGLLLILGFVELFKSSKVLNKIIKVIIAVGLVGYLCHFLGLVARWYISGHAPWSNGYEAIIFISWVGITAGLLLYRNSNALIPAAGFMVAVIMMGFAHGGSALDPQITPLVPVLKSYWLIVHVAIITSSYGFFALSMIIAVISLVFYIISNKETYKIHHDTTLKELVIVSEMSLTIGLFALTVGNFLGGIWANESWGRYWSWDPKETWAFISIMVYAFVLHMRLVPGLRSRWAFHIATMFAFCSMVMTYFGVNYYLSGLHSYAAGDPVPVPAWVYIGIGTMILLSAVSYFKFKALTKK